The following are encoded in a window of Cycloclasticus pugetii PS-1 genomic DNA:
- a CDS encoding Zn-ribbon domain-containing OB-fold protein: MEYPKEDIIWPTVVDIAKPYYEAMQQHKLLIQHCSSCQTSLPPAQKVCDECGGNELEWFEAKGTGVIYSYVVFHRSFHPYYDDKIPYTVALVELTEGPRVMGHIVASDGQPYQVGTAVRAHFKKIDKKNELLYFKLDGEEH; this comes from the coding sequence ATGGAATATCCAAAAGAAGATATTATTTGGCCAACGGTAGTTGATATTGCAAAACCTTATTATGAGGCAATGCAGCAACATAAGTTACTTATTCAGCATTGTTCGTCCTGCCAAACCAGTCTACCACCTGCACAAAAAGTGTGTGATGAGTGTGGTGGCAATGAACTCGAATGGTTTGAGGCTAAGGGCACAGGGGTTATATATAGTTACGTGGTTTTTCACCGTAGTTTTCACCCCTATTACGATGACAAAATACCTTACACAGTGGCCTTAGTTGAATTAACGGAAGGTCCACGAGTTATGGGCCATATAGTAGCGAGTGATGGGCAGCCATATCAAGTTGGTACAGCGGTGAGAGCACACTTTAAAAAAATAGATAAAAAAAACGAGTTGCTTTATTTTAAATTAGATGGGGAGGAGCATTAA
- a CDS encoding class I adenylate-forming enzyme family protein: MTTLVRDYLVRAAKAMPKRIAFYEGERSIDWATLNERACRFAKALQTKNIGKGDVVAILSHEHIEVYEAFHACLKLGAPRVGVNWRYSPKEMLYVIHNSKAKVVLVQANCVPLMGDVAEQLISEGVLLIGYGGDHNLPYDYQELLAKSDGKVDLPVLENDDLAAISYTSGTTGSPKGVLLSQHALKDAMINTVLNMGLTPDDVWYAPTSSAWITFVLITMNTVNGMTSVLPEGDFNVDQYFEHINKRKVTVTIMVPLMMRRMIQIMEETDIKIPSVRLITYGSSPTTPQLIRKAAETFNCDLMQMYGVTETTGGWICFMRPEDTERGLNGEDHLLRSCGRPALHFDIEIRDDNGVALEPNTSGEIWLKSDTLMSGYLDLEEQTKEVLNKGWLRTNDLGYLDDEGFLYLTDRKNNLIITGSANVFPSMVENVLDEHPNVAEVGVIGVPHPEWDEAVVALIIAKDKAAFDFDEMVAFSKARMAKFEVPKHIVLVDELPKGLTGKMLKKDMQAMFKDGRLSVPWDLA, encoded by the coding sequence TTGACAACATTAGTTAGAGATTACCTGGTTCGTGCGGCGAAAGCGATGCCAAAAAGAATAGCTTTTTATGAAGGAGAAAGGTCTATCGATTGGGCTACGCTAAATGAGCGGGCGTGTCGGTTTGCAAAAGCCTTACAAACCAAAAATATTGGCAAGGGCGATGTGGTCGCTATTTTGTCTCACGAGCACATTGAAGTTTATGAGGCTTTTCATGCCTGCTTAAAATTAGGTGCGCCACGGGTTGGTGTTAACTGGCGCTATTCTCCTAAAGAAATGTTGTATGTCATCCATAACTCAAAAGCGAAAGTAGTATTAGTACAAGCTAACTGTGTGCCATTGATGGGCGATGTTGCCGAGCAATTGATATCCGAAGGTGTTTTATTGATTGGTTATGGTGGAGATCACAACCTGCCTTATGACTATCAAGAGTTGTTGGCAAAAAGTGATGGTAAGGTTGACCTGCCCGTACTTGAAAACGATGACTTGGCAGCCATCAGTTATACATCGGGTACCACAGGTTCGCCAAAAGGCGTGCTTTTATCCCAGCATGCGCTTAAAGACGCGATGATAAATACGGTGTTAAACATGGGACTCACGCCAGATGATGTATGGTATGCACCCACGTCATCGGCTTGGATTACCTTTGTACTCATAACAATGAATACAGTTAATGGAATGACATCAGTGCTTCCAGAGGGTGACTTTAATGTTGATCAATACTTTGAACATATTAATAAGAGGAAAGTAACGGTAACCATTATGGTGCCATTGATGATGCGCCGGATGATTCAAATCATGGAAGAAACGGACATTAAAATCCCATCCGTGCGACTAATAACCTATGGTTCATCACCAACAACGCCACAGTTAATCCGTAAAGCTGCTGAGACCTTCAACTGTGATTTAATGCAAATGTATGGTGTTACCGAAACCACAGGTGGTTGGATTTGTTTTATGAGACCAGAAGATACTGAAAGAGGTCTAAATGGTGAGGACCATCTTCTTCGTTCATGTGGTCGGCCAGCATTACATTTTGATATAGAAATTCGTGATGATAATGGCGTCGCTTTAGAGCCAAATACTAGCGGTGAAATTTGGTTAAAATCTGATACCTTAATGAGTGGTTACTTGGATTTAGAGGAGCAAACCAAAGAAGTGCTTAACAAGGGTTGGCTCAGAACTAATGATTTAGGCTATCTAGACGATGAGGGCTTTCTTTACCTAACGGATCGTAAAAATAACCTTATTATTACTGGCTCGGCTAATGTTTTTCCAAGCATGGTTGAAAATGTTTTAGATGAACATCCTAATGTTGCTGAAGTAGGTGTTATTGGTGTGCCACACCCTGAATGGGATGAGGCGGTGGTCGCGTTAATTATTGCCAAAGATAAAGCTGCGTTTGATTTCGATGAAATGGTTGCATTTAGTAAAGCAAGAATGGCAAAGTTTGAAGTGCCCAAACATATCGTGCTAGTAGACGAGTTGCCAAAAGGCTTGACGGGGAAAATGCTTAAAAAAGATATGCAAGCCATGTTCAAAGATGGTCGTCTGTCGGTGCCATGGGATTTGGCTTAG
- a CDS encoding aromatic-ring-hydroxylating dioxygenase subunit beta translates to MAFEVTKELEAFIIQEAKYADEGQYQAWYELWAEDAVYWVPRKDGDDPAKKASHLYDNYSRLTTRVKQLNTGNRFSQVPISGMRRVISNYEFFNDNDDKFRVEANFYLPEYSIQSVHSFRIWSGRYTYILSRKGDSFQIHLKKVNLVNGLEPIPTLSFLI, encoded by the coding sequence GTGGCATTTGAGGTAACCAAAGAGCTTGAAGCCTTTATTATTCAAGAGGCGAAGTATGCTGATGAGGGACAATACCAGGCATGGTATGAATTATGGGCAGAGGACGCCGTTTATTGGGTGCCGCGCAAAGATGGTGACGATCCAGCGAAAAAGGCATCACATTTATACGATAACTATTCGAGGCTAACAACAAGGGTTAAGCAACTCAATACCGGTAACCGATTTAGCCAAGTACCTATTTCCGGTATGCGTCGTGTCATCTCAAATTACGAGTTCTTTAACGACAATGATGACAAGTTTAGGGTAGAGGCAAATTTCTATTTACCAGAATATTCTATTCAATCGGTACATAGTTTTAGGATATGGTCTGGTCGGTATACATATATCCTTAGCCGAAAAGGAGATAGCTTTCAAATACACTTAAAGAAAGTTAATTTAGTGAATGGGCTTGAACCTATACCAACACTGTCTTTCTTAATTTAG
- a CDS encoding aminotransferase class III-fold pyridoxal phosphate-dependent enzyme codes for MPDTDVFYTALALLSFFFLIKVSTRLKLSRAKHPSVRGHSKWARRIAKWVPYFSYDEEVFFSSDDAPIAVVNQRKEGFKQLSESLACHSPKSTGFYASIEDSVSDVRFTNLYRVPYPYRNYLGQHIKPASIVTESSGIMLKDLDGRWGVDLSGSYGVNVFGYDFYKSCLKKGFENAQNLGPVLGPYHPIIKNNVEELKRISGLDEVSFHMSGTEAVMQAVRLARYHTGKRYLVRFCGAYHGWWDGVQPGIGNQRKTNDVYTLRDMSERTLSILRTRRDIACVLVNPLQGLHPNSDASSDAMLVNSERAAAFDKTAYSEWLQKLQQVCKERSIVLIFDEVFTGFRLSHKGAQGFFAVEADLVTYGKTVGGGLPVGVLCGRHHLMQRFKEDRPANVSFARGTFNSHPYVMTSMDAFLQALQTEEIQRSYQVLEQVWNDRVQQMNQALKEANVPVKMVNLSSILTVLYTQPSRYNWMYQYYLREEGILLSWIGTGRLIMSHNFTDEEFAEVIKHFVSAGLKMKKDGWWWQHSALTNKWIKRRMLKDMVKSVSAKRLVKEAKR; via the coding sequence ATGCCTGACACTGATGTCTTCTATACTGCGCTTGCTCTATTATCCTTTTTCTTTTTAATAAAAGTCTCAACACGACTGAAGCTTTCTAGGGCTAAGCACCCCTCTGTTCGAGGACATTCAAAATGGGCTAGGCGAATTGCCAAATGGGTTCCTTATTTTTCTTACGATGAAGAGGTGTTTTTTAGTAGTGATGACGCACCAATAGCCGTCGTTAATCAACGAAAAGAGGGTTTTAAGCAACTGAGTGAAAGCTTAGCCTGCCATTCGCCAAAATCTACCGGATTTTATGCCAGTATAGAAGACAGTGTATCGGATGTACGCTTTACTAATTTATACCGGGTTCCCTATCCGTATCGTAACTACCTTGGTCAGCATATAAAACCGGCCTCAATTGTCACTGAGTCCTCAGGCATTATGCTGAAGGATCTCGATGGTCGCTGGGGAGTTGACCTGAGCGGTTCCTATGGGGTGAATGTTTTTGGCTACGATTTTTATAAGTCTTGCTTGAAAAAAGGGTTCGAAAACGCACAAAACCTTGGCCCTGTCTTGGGGCCTTATCACCCAATAATTAAAAATAATGTTGAAGAATTGAAGCGAATATCTGGTCTTGATGAGGTGTCGTTTCATATGTCTGGTACAGAAGCAGTTATGCAAGCGGTACGCTTGGCTCGTTATCATACCGGTAAGCGATATTTAGTTAGATTCTGTGGTGCTTATCATGGCTGGTGGGATGGGGTTCAGCCAGGCATTGGCAACCAACGTAAAACTAATGATGTTTATACATTACGTGATATGAGTGAACGTACGTTGAGTATTTTACGAACACGACGTGACATTGCCTGTGTGTTGGTTAATCCGTTGCAAGGGCTGCATCCAAATTCAGATGCCTCAAGTGACGCTATGTTGGTTAATAGCGAAAGAGCGGCGGCCTTTGATAAGACAGCGTATAGCGAGTGGTTACAAAAACTTCAGCAAGTGTGTAAAGAGCGCTCCATTGTATTAATTTTTGATGAGGTATTTACCGGGTTTAGGCTCTCTCATAAAGGCGCGCAAGGTTTTTTTGCTGTGGAGGCCGATTTGGTTACTTATGGTAAGACCGTAGGTGGCGGTTTACCGGTGGGTGTTTTATGTGGCAGGCATCATTTAATGCAGCGTTTTAAAGAAGATCGGCCGGCGAATGTGTCTTTTGCGCGTGGCACGTTTAACTCACACCCGTACGTTATGACCAGTATGGATGCTTTTTTACAAGCACTGCAAACAGAAGAGATTCAACGCTCATATCAAGTGCTAGAGCAGGTCTGGAACGATAGAGTGCAGCAGATGAACCAAGCATTAAAGGAAGCGAATGTGCCAGTCAAAATGGTCAACCTCAGCTCTATTCTCACTGTTTTATATACCCAACCGAGTCGCTATAACTGGATGTACCAGTATTACCTCAGGGAGGAAGGCATCCTGCTTAGCTGGATTGGAACAGGCAGGCTGATTATGAGCCATAACTTTACTGATGAGGAATTCGCTGAGGTGATTAAACACTTCGTATCGGCTGGCCTAAAGATGAAAAAAGATGGCTGGTGGTGGCAGCATTCGGCATTAACGAATAAATGGATAAAAAGGCGGATGTTGAAGGATATGGTGAAATCGGTATCAGCAAAAAGGTTAGTGAAAGAGGCGAAGCGATGA
- a CDS encoding thiolase family protein: protein MSRKPLSAVTGLGMTELRRDYTVASWELAVEAIGMAISDAGLKHHDIDGLLINKSPIEDLSAMPMDLQDYAGLRDLSLLNVVEAEGSSMVQTLQQATMAIQSGLAKKVVCVFADTPLQPGGSAAESFAIAMPMMGKLGTEVANGFYSAIAAYAMAAQRYLAVYNRTTDDLAAVAIANREWARLNPLAKIKKPMTMADHHASPWLVEPLRMLDCAYPVNGAIAVVVSDVETAKAAKEYPAYIYGMGQGHKGNINRRGYQPEIETGAKMAAQTAFKMAGVTVDDIDACEFYDAFSISTLINLEMYGFCEPGKAAQFIAEEGIGPGGQLPVNTGGGHLSGYYMQGATAVSEAVMQLHNRAEGRQLNTLNNMLVTGYGGRMQFHAALVMGR, encoded by the coding sequence ATGAGCAGGAAGCCTTTATCAGCCGTTACCGGCCTTGGGATGACTGAGTTGCGTCGCGATTACACGGTGGCTTCATGGGAGTTAGCAGTTGAAGCAATTGGTATGGCGATTAGCGATGCAGGCTTAAAGCATCACGATATTGATGGATTGCTGATTAATAAAAGCCCCATTGAAGATTTATCGGCAATGCCGATGGACCTTCAGGATTATGCTGGCCTTAGGGATTTAAGTTTGCTGAATGTTGTTGAAGCAGAGGGTAGCTCAATGGTCCAGACACTACAGCAAGCAACGATGGCGATTCAATCTGGCTTGGCTAAAAAAGTGGTGTGTGTGTTTGCAGATACCCCTTTGCAACCAGGTGGTTCTGCCGCAGAATCCTTTGCAATCGCAATGCCGATGATGGGTAAATTGGGAACCGAGGTCGCAAATGGTTTTTACAGCGCGATAGCCGCGTATGCAATGGCTGCCCAACGATATTTAGCGGTATACAACAGAACAACTGATGACCTTGCAGCAGTAGCAATTGCAAACCGAGAATGGGCAAGGCTTAATCCGCTAGCTAAAATAAAAAAACCGATGACGATGGCAGATCATCATGCATCACCGTGGCTCGTTGAACCACTACGGATGCTGGATTGTGCTTACCCTGTCAATGGGGCAATTGCTGTGGTGGTCAGTGATGTAGAAACCGCAAAAGCGGCCAAAGAATACCCCGCTTATATCTATGGAATGGGGCAAGGTCATAAAGGTAATATCAATCGCCGTGGTTATCAGCCCGAAATAGAAACGGGTGCAAAAATGGCTGCACAAACAGCGTTTAAGATGGCAGGTGTCACGGTAGATGATATTGATGCCTGTGAATTTTATGATGCGTTTAGTATTTCCACCTTAATAAATTTAGAAATGTACGGTTTTTGCGAACCAGGAAAGGCGGCACAATTTATTGCAGAAGAAGGTATTGGTCCGGGTGGGCAATTACCCGTTAATACTGGCGGGGGGCATCTATCTGGCTATTATATGCAAGGCGCGACAGCGGTCTCAGAAGCTGTCATGCAATTACATAACCGTGCAGAAGGTCGCCAATTAAATACACTCAATAATATGTTAGTCACTGGCTATGGTGGACGGATGCAGTTCCATGCGGCGTTAGTTATGGGGCGATAG
- a CDS encoding aromatic ring-hydroxylating oxygenase subunit alpha has product MVNNIDYNHLIQSDKVHGSLYTSEDIYADEMEKIFQNSWFYVGHESEVKEAGDFIARDIGRSALIMVRDKDSTVNVMVNRCAHRGNNLCNEMEGNKRNFSCLYHGWVFGLNGDLLDVPYPDGFTKEKKDHGLQTLITDSYRGFVFASFNEPTISFDDYLGNGKQLIDRACNLSPEGEVDLTGGWVRQKFDANWKMLPENDTDGYHVNYVHQSFVQVIPSQYNEFVGGEDTNQGVIRDWGNGHTEIDFAAGYVNTLDWLGSTVEKSKSYVEKMHAAYGEEEGNKRLFDGPPHACIFPNLFLAEMNIVIFQPTSVNSCVQWSTPMFLKGVPELNFKLLRQSEGALGPAAFLLADDATIAERAQKALQAGTPWCDLSRGMDRETVRDDGVKESRMSDETSNRGFWHHYRSVMLGEK; this is encoded by the coding sequence ATGGTAAATAACATAGATTACAATCACCTGATTCAATCGGACAAGGTTCATGGGTCTTTATATACATCAGAAGATATCTATGCTGATGAAATGGAAAAGATTTTTCAAAATAGCTGGTTTTATGTCGGGCATGAAAGTGAAGTCAAGGAAGCAGGCGACTTTATTGCAAGGGATATAGGCCGCTCAGCATTGATCATGGTCAGGGATAAAGATTCTACAGTGAATGTAATGGTGAATCGCTGTGCGCATCGAGGCAATAACTTATGTAATGAAATGGAAGGCAATAAACGCAATTTTTCTTGCCTATACCATGGTTGGGTTTTTGGCTTAAATGGTGACTTGTTAGACGTACCTTATCCTGATGGCTTTACTAAAGAGAAAAAAGACCATGGGTTACAGACATTAATTACAGATAGTTATCGGGGGTTTGTTTTTGCAAGCTTTAACGAACCAACGATAAGTTTTGATGATTACTTGGGAAATGGTAAGCAGCTGATAGATCGGGCCTGTAACCTGTCTCCAGAAGGTGAGGTAGATTTAACAGGTGGTTGGGTGCGTCAAAAGTTTGATGCAAACTGGAAAATGCTGCCCGAGAATGATACGGATGGTTACCATGTAAACTATGTTCATCAATCATTTGTTCAAGTTATTCCTTCCCAATATAACGAATTTGTGGGCGGAGAAGACACCAACCAAGGGGTGATCAGAGACTGGGGCAATGGCCACACGGAAATTGATTTTGCCGCAGGCTATGTCAATACACTTGATTGGCTGGGCTCAACGGTTGAAAAGTCCAAATCATATGTTGAAAAAATGCACGCGGCATATGGCGAAGAAGAAGGCAACAAGCGGTTGTTTGATGGGCCGCCACATGCTTGTATTTTCCCTAATTTATTTTTAGCAGAAATGAATATAGTTATTTTCCAGCCGACCAGTGTTAACTCTTGTGTGCAATGGAGCACGCCGATGTTTTTAAAGGGGGTGCCAGAGTTGAACTTTAAGTTACTGAGACAAAGCGAAGGCGCATTAGGCCCTGCTGCTTTTTTATTGGCAGATGACGCAACGATAGCTGAACGCGCGCAAAAGGCGCTTCAAGCCGGTACACCTTGGTGTGATCTAAGTAGGGGAATGGATCGAGAAACGGTAAGAGATGATGGTGTTAAGGAGTCGCGAATGAGTGATGAAACGTCAAACAGAGGTTTTTGGCACCACTATCGCTCAGTAATGTTGGGAGAAAAGTAG